In Micromonospora sp. NBC_01813, the following are encoded in one genomic region:
- a CDS encoding TetR/AcrR family transcriptional regulator: MSQSAAERGRQVRARLRVAAAELIAERGWSGVSTRGVAERAGVASGLVHYHYSSVQALLVEAATTAITDLAGELDALLTESTTPETGVRAMLAVLDSYSGTDPTSLLFAETYLAAARDDGLRHTLTGILAGLRERIAGWLAGHGVADPAGTAAVLAAVVDGMMLHRPLSPNLTSDVVAAPLTRMIIRNATTEGDRQ; the protein is encoded by the coding sequence GTGTCGCAGAGTGCCGCCGAGCGCGGCCGGCAGGTGCGGGCCCGGCTGCGGGTCGCCGCCGCCGAGTTGATCGCCGAGCGTGGCTGGTCCGGGGTCAGCACCCGGGGCGTCGCCGAGCGGGCCGGCGTCGCGTCCGGCCTGGTCCACTACCACTACTCGTCGGTCCAGGCGCTGCTCGTCGAGGCGGCCACCACCGCGATCACCGACCTCGCCGGCGAGCTGGACGCGCTGCTGACCGAGTCGACCACCCCGGAGACCGGCGTACGGGCGATGCTCGCCGTCCTCGACAGCTACTCCGGCACCGACCCGACGTCGCTGCTGTTCGCCGAGACCTACCTGGCCGCCGCCCGCGACGACGGCCTGCGACACACGTTGACCGGCATCCTCGCCGGGCTGCGCGAGCGGATCGCCGGCTGGCTCGCCGGGCACGGGGTCGCCGACCCGGCCGGCACCGCCGCCGTCCTGGCCGCCGTCGTCGACGGCATGATGCTGCACCGTCCACTGTCACCGAATCTGACCTCGGACGTGGTCGCCGCGCCGCTCACCCGGATGATCATCAGGAACGCCACGACGGAAGGGGACCGACAGTGA